In Pseudonocardia sp. C8, one genomic interval encodes:
- a CDS encoding HpcH/HpaI aldolase/citrate lyase family protein, which translates to MTPVASTPDPMFTADAVGGWLQLPSPAVAEVVGSVGFDVVCVDTQHGLIGDDTTLGMLQALTATGTRSLVRVPGHGAEPIGRALDRGADGVIVPLVDTAEQAAAAVAACRYPPDGHRSFGPVRPSWLGRDLLAGGRCVVMVETVAAVANLAEILAVDGLDAVFIGPSDLALAHGFPLSAQDPDGPRADEYGELVGGITGRCAAAGVPVGIYCNSPAHARRFRELGCTFTMLGAEQAILRAALAEQLARARAG; encoded by the coding sequence ATGACCCCGGTTGCGTCCACTCCCGACCCGATGTTCACCGCCGACGCCGTCGGCGGCTGGCTGCAGCTGCCCTCCCCCGCGGTCGCCGAGGTCGTCGGCTCGGTCGGCTTCGACGTCGTCTGCGTCGACACCCAGCACGGGCTGATCGGCGACGACACCACCCTGGGCATGCTGCAGGCCCTCACAGCCACGGGGACGCGGTCGCTGGTCCGCGTGCCCGGGCACGGTGCGGAGCCGATCGGCCGGGCCCTCGACCGGGGCGCCGACGGCGTGATCGTCCCGCTGGTCGACACCGCCGAGCAGGCCGCGGCCGCCGTCGCCGCGTGCCGGTACCCGCCGGACGGCCACCGCAGCTTCGGACCCGTCCGGCCGTCCTGGCTGGGCCGCGACCTGCTCGCCGGCGGGCGGTGCGTCGTGATGGTGGAGACGGTCGCGGCCGTCGCGAACCTGGCGGAGATCCTCGCCGTGGACGGCCTCGACGCGGTGTTCATCGGCCCGTCGGATCTCGCCCTGGCGCACGGGTTCCCGCTCAGCGCGCAGGACCCGGACGGACCCCGCGCGGACGAGTACGGCGAGCTGGTCGGCGGGATCACCGGCCGGTGCGCGGCCGCGGGCGTCCCGGTCGGGATCTACTGCAACTCCCCCGCGCACGCCCGGCGGTTCCGCGAGCTCGGCTGCACGTTCACGATGCTGGGCGCCGAGCAGGCGATCCTGCGGGCCGCGCTCGCCGAGCAGCTGGCCCGGGCCCGGGCCGGCTGA
- the scpA gene encoding methylmalonyl-CoA mutase, producing the protein MTIPDFTSVPLDAATAPSSAWNGTAPTWDAPEGIGVKPLYTAQDLDGLDFLNTYPGLTPYLRGPYPTMYTNQPWTVRQYAGFSTAAESNAFYRRNLAAGQKGLSIAFDLATHRGYDSDHPRVAGDVGMAGVAIDSILDMRQLFDGIPLDRMSVSMTMNGAVLPVLALYIVAAEEQGVAPEKLTGTIQNDILKEFMVRNTYIYPPQPSMQIISDIFGFTSAKMPKFNSISISGYHIQEAGATNDLELAYTLADGVEYLRAGVDAGLDIDTFAPRLSFFWAIGMNFFMEVAKMRAARLLWSKLVNRFEPQNAKSLSLRTHSQTSGWSLTAQDVYNNVVRTCVEAMAATQGHTQSLHTNALDEALALPTDFSARIARNTQLLLQQESGTTGVVDPWGGSYYVERLTYDLARRAWAHIDEVEKAGGMAQAIDAGIPKMRVEEAAARTQARIDSGRQPVIGVNKYVVDTDEQIDVLKVDNAGVRREQLEKLQKLRAERDDRAVDASLRALTGAAEKIAEGTARGFDENLLALAVDAARSKATVGEISDALEKVFGRHAGQIRIISGVYSKEAGKNPAIDRARELVAEFAGAEGRQPRILVAKMGQDGHDRGQKVIATAFADIGFDVDVGPLFQTPAEVAKQAVESDVHVIGASSLAAGHLTLVPELRRELAALGREDIMVVVGGVIPPADVPELLEMGAAAVFPPGTVIAEAAVDLLGKLSAELGHGDPAPEPGSVFAD; encoded by the coding sequence GTGACCATTCCCGACTTCACCTCGGTGCCCCTGGACGCGGCCACCGCGCCGTCGTCCGCCTGGAACGGCACCGCGCCCACCTGGGACGCCCCCGAGGGCATCGGCGTCAAGCCGCTCTACACCGCGCAGGATCTCGACGGCCTCGACTTCCTGAACACCTACCCGGGCCTGACGCCGTACCTGCGCGGGCCGTACCCGACGATGTACACCAACCAGCCGTGGACGGTCCGGCAGTACGCCGGCTTCTCCACGGCGGCCGAGTCGAACGCGTTCTACCGGCGCAACCTGGCCGCCGGGCAGAAGGGCCTGTCGATCGCCTTCGACCTGGCCACCCACCGCGGCTACGACTCCGACCACCCGCGGGTGGCGGGCGACGTCGGCATGGCCGGTGTCGCGATCGACTCCATCCTGGACATGCGCCAGCTGTTCGACGGCATCCCGCTGGACCGGATGTCGGTGTCGATGACGATGAACGGGGCCGTCCTGCCGGTGCTCGCGCTGTACATCGTCGCGGCCGAGGAGCAGGGCGTCGCGCCGGAGAAGCTGACCGGGACCATTCAGAACGACATTCTGAAGGAGTTCATGGTCCGCAACACCTACATCTACCCGCCGCAGCCGTCGATGCAGATCATCTCGGACATCTTCGGCTTCACCAGCGCGAAGATGCCGAAGTTCAACTCGATCTCGATCTCCGGCTACCACATCCAGGAGGCGGGGGCGACCAACGACCTGGAGCTCGCCTACACCCTCGCCGACGGCGTGGAGTACCTGCGGGCCGGGGTGGACGCCGGGCTGGACATCGACACGTTCGCCCCGCGGCTGAGCTTCTTCTGGGCGATCGGCATGAACTTCTTCATGGAGGTCGCCAAGATGCGGGCCGCGCGCCTGCTCTGGTCGAAGCTCGTGAACCGGTTCGAGCCGCAGAACGCCAAGTCGCTGTCGTTGCGGACGCACTCGCAGACCTCCGGCTGGTCGCTGACCGCGCAGGACGTCTACAACAACGTCGTCCGCACCTGCGTCGAGGCGATGGCCGCGACCCAGGGGCACACCCAGTCGCTGCACACGAACGCCCTCGACGAGGCGCTCGCGCTGCCCACCGACTTCTCGGCGCGGATCGCGCGGAACACCCAGCTCCTGCTCCAGCAGGAGTCCGGCACCACCGGCGTCGTCGACCCGTGGGGCGGCTCGTACTACGTCGAGCGGCTCACCTACGACCTGGCCCGGCGGGCCTGGGCCCACATCGACGAGGTCGAGAAGGCCGGCGGCATGGCGCAGGCCATCGACGCCGGCATCCCCAAGATGCGCGTCGAGGAGGCCGCGGCCCGCACCCAGGCCCGGATCGACTCCGGCCGCCAGCCGGTGATCGGCGTCAACAAGTACGTGGTCGACACCGACGAGCAGATCGACGTGCTCAAGGTCGACAACGCCGGCGTGCGCCGCGAACAGCTGGAGAAGCTGCAGAAGCTGCGGGCCGAGCGCGACGACCGCGCCGTCGACGCGTCGCTGCGCGCGCTCACCGGCGCCGCGGAGAAGATCGCCGAGGGCACGGCGCGCGGGTTCGACGAGAACCTGCTCGCCCTGGCCGTCGACGCGGCCCGCAGCAAGGCCACGGTCGGGGAGATCTCCGACGCGCTGGAGAAGGTCTTCGGGCGCCACGCCGGCCAGATCCGCATCATCTCCGGTGTGTACTCGAAGGAGGCCGGGAAGAACCCGGCGATCGACCGTGCCCGCGAGCTCGTCGCCGAGTTCGCCGGGGCCGAGGGCCGCCAGCCGCGGATCCTGGTCGCGAAGATGGGCCAGGACGGCCACGACCGCGGCCAGAAGGTCATCGCGACGGCGTTCGCCGACATCGGCTTCGACGTCGACGTCGGCCCGCTGTTCCAGACCCCGGCCGAGGTCGCGAAGCAGGCCGTCGAGTCCGACGTGCACGTGATCGGCGCTAGCTCGCTGGCCGCCGGGCACCTCACGCTGGTCCCGGAGCTGCGCCGCGAGCTCGCCGCGCTGGGGCGCGAGGACATCATGGTCGTCGTCGGCGGTGTCATCCCGCCGGCCGACGTGCCCGAGCTGCTGGAGATGGGCGCCGCCGCGGTGTTCCCGCCCGGCACGGTGATCGCCGAGGCGGCGGTCGACCTGCTCGGGAAGCTGTCGGCCGAGCTGGGTCACGGCGACCCGGCCCCGGAGCCCGGCAGCGTCTTCGCGGACTGA
- a CDS encoding type 1 glutamine amidotransferase, whose translation MTASRPPRVLFVQHQDDGPPGYVGERIAQRGGEVEVVRAQSPRMPDPRGYDLVVPLGCYASAYDESLPFLRREQDLLTAAVESGVAVFGICFGAQLLARVLGGEVHPSPGGPEIGWLEVETAPQAAGTVEPGPWLVWHLDVISPPADGVELAWTGVGTQAFRHGRHLGVQFHPEATLDSVRSWADHYRDLLLDIGPDPDEIVATTRRTAAETARRAYVLTDRVLAAAMQDAGRPA comes from the coding sequence GTGACCGCGTCCCGCCCCCCACGTGTCCTGTTCGTCCAGCACCAGGACGACGGTCCCCCCGGGTACGTCGGGGAGCGGATCGCGCAGCGCGGTGGCGAGGTCGAGGTCGTCCGGGCACAGTCGCCGCGCATGCCCGACCCGCGCGGCTACGACCTCGTCGTGCCGCTCGGCTGCTACGCGTCCGCCTACGACGAGTCGCTGCCGTTCCTGCGCCGCGAACAGGACCTGCTCACCGCCGCGGTGGAATCCGGCGTCGCGGTGTTCGGGATCTGTTTCGGCGCGCAGCTGCTGGCGCGGGTCCTGGGCGGCGAGGTCCACCCCTCCCCCGGTGGCCCGGAGATCGGCTGGCTGGAGGTCGAGACCGCACCGCAGGCGGCGGGCACCGTCGAGCCGGGTCCGTGGCTGGTGTGGCACCTCGACGTGATCAGCCCGCCCGCGGACGGCGTCGAGCTGGCGTGGACCGGTGTCGGCACCCAGGCGTTCCGGCACGGCCGCCACCTCGGGGTCCAGTTCCACCCCGAGGCGACCCTGGACAGCGTGCGGTCCTGGGCCGACCACTACCGCGATCTCCTTCTCGACATCGGCCCCGACCCCGACGAGATCGTCGCGACGACCCGGCGGACCGCAGCGGAGACGGCGCGGCGGGCGTACGTGCTGACGGACCGGGTACTCGCCGCGGCGATGCAGGACGCGGGCCGCCCGGCATGA
- a CDS encoding LuxR C-terminal-related transcriptional regulator, giving the protein MEMHGLPAGVAAFVGRRRERAKVADLVAGSRVVTLTGSGGCGKTRLALEVARDVVSRFSDGVSWVDLQGVSEPATVAAAVGGAVGGAVDVHARPDQALTDTLAEQLHARHLLMVLDNCEHLVAACATLVSELSSACPHLHVLATSRLPLVVEGEATFEVTGLPVPDPDARSAGTVAAADAARLFEVRARQVRTDFRIGVDNAADVAEICRRLDGIPFAIELAAARVRVLAPGQIAAGLSDRFGLLTGGLRGAPARQRTLVASLDWSYDLLDAAQRLALARLSVFAGSFELDAAEAVVAGDGIDGDDVLDLVAGLVEQSMLEIIERHGRARYRLLESIRVYARQRLSELDDPARVRDRHLEFHVGLAGRAHAGLNSGRPGPWMTRLVADLDDLRAAMDRAAESADLRALVDITEPIVRFWFERGLSGEVHRRLHDAAEIRGVPEEERVRGLTTAALLAIGGGDYAGAHRSASHAVEAARATGVDGALALGLSVRAQTGALAGLSTSAQVDADVEEAVGHAEQCGDAATHAYALAITGWTLLRSRTIDAGCSLLERAIEVCEADDVVFHLPAAHAVLGLWAGWSGRLDRSRRHAERAVELGRQVVRPGWEAIGLAGLGAVEVLHGNQGQARRWLSEAHAVLRARGLTGSNHEMWLCPWRALSACASGDLDTARATAAELVRIGRGSGSRWDEAVGEWLLGVVAHVGEHDDDARAHLEASRALSSDPRLPFPLGRSWLGLAALAGKEDENLGRAWELAHDGLEVLDDYGDRVGAAAALEMIADLAVALGEPQRSLRLLAASQRFHTETGLARLPIQADRFDRARSTARAALNPTDAAACWDAGGELSLAAAVAYARRGRGERRRPQAGWASLSPVERDVVLLVAEGHTNAGIGERLFMSVNTVKKHLTHVYAKLDVGGRADLAAQVARRDL; this is encoded by the coding sequence ATGGAGATGCACGGGCTACCTGCCGGGGTCGCGGCGTTCGTCGGCCGCCGTCGTGAACGTGCGAAAGTCGCCGACCTGGTCGCGGGTTCCCGCGTGGTGACGTTGACCGGTTCGGGTGGCTGCGGGAAGACGCGGCTCGCGTTGGAGGTCGCCCGGGACGTGGTGTCGCGGTTTTCCGACGGGGTCTCTTGGGTGGACCTGCAAGGGGTGAGTGAACCCGCCACGGTCGCCGCAGCGGTCGGCGGGGCGGTCGGCGGGGCGGTGGACGTCCACGCGCGACCCGACCAGGCGCTGACCGACACGCTCGCCGAGCAGCTCCATGCACGGCATCTGCTGATGGTGCTGGACAACTGCGAGCACCTGGTGGCCGCGTGCGCCACTCTGGTCAGCGAGCTGTCGTCGGCGTGCCCGCACCTTCACGTGCTGGCCACCAGCCGTCTGCCGCTGGTCGTCGAGGGTGAGGCGACATTCGAGGTCACCGGGCTGCCGGTGCCCGACCCGGATGCCAGGTCCGCCGGCACGGTCGCCGCCGCGGACGCGGCGCGGTTGTTCGAGGTGCGGGCACGGCAGGTCCGCACGGACTTCCGGATCGGCGTCGACAACGCCGCCGACGTCGCCGAGATCTGCCGCCGCCTGGACGGGATCCCGTTCGCGATCGAGCTCGCGGCGGCGCGGGTGCGGGTGCTGGCGCCGGGCCAGATCGCGGCCGGGCTGTCGGACCGCTTCGGCCTGCTCACCGGCGGCCTGCGGGGGGCGCCGGCACGTCAACGAACGCTCGTGGCGTCGCTGGACTGGAGCTATGACCTGCTCGACGCCGCGCAGCGGCTGGCGCTGGCGCGGCTGTCGGTGTTCGCCGGTTCGTTCGAGCTCGACGCCGCGGAGGCGGTCGTGGCCGGGGACGGCATCGACGGCGACGACGTGCTCGATCTGGTCGCCGGGCTGGTCGAACAGTCGATGTTGGAGATCATCGAGCGCCACGGGAGAGCCCGCTACCGTCTGTTGGAGTCGATCCGGGTGTATGCCCGGCAGCGGCTGTCCGAGCTCGATGACCCCGCCCGGGTGCGTGATCGCCATCTGGAGTTCCATGTCGGGCTGGCCGGGCGGGCGCACGCGGGTCTCAACAGTGGACGGCCTGGGCCATGGATGACGCGGCTCGTGGCCGACCTCGACGACCTGCGTGCCGCGATGGACCGGGCGGCGGAGTCGGCGGACCTGCGAGCGCTGGTGGACATCACCGAGCCCATCGTCCGCTTCTGGTTCGAGCGCGGCCTGTCCGGGGAGGTGCATCGACGCCTGCACGACGCAGCCGAGATCCGGGGCGTACCCGAGGAGGAACGCGTGCGGGGGCTGACCACCGCGGCGCTGCTGGCCATCGGTGGCGGCGACTATGCCGGCGCCCATCGGTCGGCGAGCCACGCGGTCGAGGCGGCACGCGCCACTGGTGTGGACGGTGCGCTCGCGCTCGGCTTGAGCGTTCGGGCCCAGACGGGGGCCCTGGCGGGGCTGTCGACCAGCGCGCAGGTGGACGCCGACGTCGAGGAAGCGGTCGGGCATGCCGAGCAGTGCGGTGATGCGGCGACCCACGCCTACGCCCTGGCGATCACCGGATGGACACTGCTCCGAAGTCGAACGATCGACGCCGGGTGCAGCCTGCTCGAGCGGGCGATCGAGGTGTGCGAAGCCGACGACGTCGTCTTCCATCTGCCCGCCGCCCACGCGGTTCTCGGGCTGTGGGCGGGGTGGTCGGGGCGGCTCGACCGGTCACGCCGGCACGCTGAACGTGCCGTCGAGCTCGGCCGGCAGGTCGTACGTCCCGGGTGGGAAGCGATCGGGCTCGCCGGCCTCGGAGCGGTCGAGGTCCTGCACGGAAATCAGGGTCAGGCCCGGCGTTGGCTGTCCGAGGCGCACGCGGTGCTGCGGGCACGAGGCCTGACGGGGTCCAACCACGAGATGTGGTTGTGCCCGTGGCGCGCGTTGTCGGCCTGTGCATCCGGTGACCTGGACACCGCACGGGCCACGGCTGCAGAGCTCGTGCGGATCGGCCGTGGGAGTGGCAGTCGCTGGGACGAAGCCGTCGGTGAGTGGCTGCTGGGCGTGGTCGCCCACGTCGGTGAGCACGACGACGACGCCCGCGCACATCTGGAGGCCAGCCGCGCACTGTCGTCCGACCCACGGCTCCCGTTCCCGTTGGGCCGGTCGTGGCTCGGCCTCGCGGCACTGGCCGGGAAGGAGGACGAGAACCTCGGAAGGGCGTGGGAGCTGGCCCATGACGGCCTGGAGGTGCTCGACGACTACGGCGACCGCGTCGGTGCCGCCGCGGCGCTGGAGATGATTGCCGACCTTGCCGTGGCCCTCGGCGAACCCCAGCGGTCGCTTCGCCTGCTCGCCGCGTCGCAACGGTTCCACACCGAAACGGGGCTCGCCCGCCTCCCGATCCAGGCCGACCGCTTCGACCGTGCCCGCAGCACGGCACGAGCCGCCCTGAACCCCACCGACGCGGCGGCATGCTGGGACGCGGGCGGCGAGCTGTCGCTGGCCGCCGCGGTCGCCTATGCGCGCCGCGGGCGAGGCGAGCGTCGGCGCCCGCAGGCCGGCTGGGCGTCACTGTCTCCCGTCGAACGCGACGTCGTGCTGCTGGTCGCCGAAGGCCACACCAACGCCGGCATCGGTGAGCGCCTGTTCATGAGCGTCAACACGGTCAAGAAGCACCTGACCCACGTCTACGCCAAGCTCGACGTCGGTGGACGCGCGGATCTCGCCGCACAGGTGGCCCGCCGCGACCTCTAG
- the meaB gene encoding methylmalonyl Co-A mutase-associated GTPase MeaB: MAPRVPDPVELARGVLAGDRTLLARAITLVESSRPDHQRAAQELLLELSPRAGQAVRVGISGVPGVGKSTFIEAMGTRLTGQGHRVAVLAVDPSSTRTRGSILGDKTRMPKLAVDPDAFVRPSPSAGTLGGVARRTRETMVLMEAAGYDVVLVETVGVGQSETTVAGMVDTFLFLTIARTGDSLQGIKKGILELADVVAVNKADGPYERDARAAARELAGALHMMTPPSANWRTPVLSCSGQTGMGLDKVWAKVTEHREALDKAGELATRRADQQVDWMWQMVRDRLMDRLLQDPGLAEKLPGLTEEVRHGRLTPTLAAQTILDVLR, translated from the coding sequence ATGGCCCCGCGCGTCCCCGACCCCGTGGAGCTCGCCCGCGGTGTCCTGGCCGGCGACCGCACCCTGCTGGCGCGGGCGATCACGCTCGTCGAGTCGAGCCGGCCCGACCACCAGCGGGCCGCCCAGGAGCTGCTGCTCGAGCTGAGCCCGCGCGCGGGGCAGGCGGTCCGGGTGGGCATCTCCGGCGTGCCGGGGGTGGGGAAGTCGACGTTCATCGAGGCGATGGGCACCCGGCTCACCGGGCAGGGGCACCGGGTGGCGGTGCTGGCCGTCGACCCGTCGTCCACCCGGACCCGCGGCTCGATCCTGGGCGATAAGACCCGCATGCCGAAGCTGGCCGTCGACCCGGACGCCTTCGTCCGGCCCTCCCCGTCGGCCGGGACGCTCGGCGGGGTCGCCCGCCGCACCCGGGAGACGATGGTGTTGATGGAGGCCGCCGGCTACGACGTCGTGCTGGTCGAGACCGTCGGCGTCGGCCAGTCCGAGACGACGGTCGCCGGGATGGTCGACACGTTCCTGTTCCTCACCATCGCCCGCACCGGCGACTCGCTGCAGGGGATCAAGAAGGGGATCCTCGAGCTGGCCGACGTCGTCGCCGTCAACAAGGCCGACGGCCCGTACGAGCGGGACGCCCGGGCCGCCGCCCGCGAGCTCGCCGGGGCGCTGCACATGATGACGCCGCCGTCGGCGAACTGGCGCACCCCGGTGCTGTCCTGCTCCGGGCAGACCGGGATGGGGCTGGACAAGGTCTGGGCGAAGGTCACCGAGCACCGCGAGGCCCTCGACAAGGCCGGGGAGCTCGCGACCCGGCGGGCCGACCAGCAGGTCGACTGGATGTGGCAGATGGTCCGGGACCGGCTGATGGACCGGCTGCTGCAGGACCCGGGGCTGGCGGAGAAGCTGCCGGGGCTGACCGAGGAGGTCCGGCACGGGCGGCTGACCCCGACCCTGGCGGCCCAGACCATCCTCGACGTCCTGCGGTAG